A genome region from Arachis duranensis cultivar V14167 chromosome 8, aradu.V14167.gnm2.J7QH, whole genome shotgun sequence includes the following:
- the LOC107462381 gene encoding G-type lectin S-receptor-like serine/threonine-protein kinase At4g27290, producing MEDFTIMILLCLFLMNYMVASTARDTIDSVQSISDGEKIVSADEIFVLGFFSPGTSKNRYVGIWYNKDPTKAIVWVANREKPLADSSGVLKLNNTGILVLLDHNSSLIWSSNATRSVLNPVAKLLNSGNLVVQETNSNGANEEDFVWQSFDYPGDTVLPEQKLGINLKTGQNRYLTSWSSSDDPFPGRYTLQIDIKGYPQVFIKEGAKKRFRAGSWNGVQFSGTPQVKGNPIFRYKYVSNEEEIYFMYELINNSNPHKVVLTPEGINQRSQWSTDTSSWTNLARLPADDCDYYETCGAYSSCNVNNYPRCSCLDGFVQDNNKKEQGLSDGCVRRTSLDCNGDGFLKYSGLKLPDTERSWYSRNISIEDCKMVCLKNCSCMAYAALDISEGASGCLMWFGNLNDIKALNPNSLQDIYLRMAATELEENKSHKSNVRKKKTIIIICALSSSVLIICLAFIVFRWKIRRKGVTSDQQEEDPQLPLFDMSTISSATNNFSTDSILGKGGFGSVYKGVLKDGKEIAVKRLLQNSSQGIQEFKNEVMHIAKLQHRNLVKLLGCCVYAEERLLVYEFMPNKSLDYFIFDEKKSMLLDWTRRFDIINGIARGLLYLHQDSRHRIVHRDLKAANILLDGEMNPKISDFGLARSFGGNETKANTRHVVGTYGYLSPEYIIDGVYSTKSDVFSFGVLVLEIVSGNRNRGFIHQDHQFNLLGHAWKLFMEDKGYEIIHAPIRDTSNLSSMLRSIHVGLLCVQKSPDERPNMSYVVQMLSSESTLPLPKMPGFFLEREMVDEGSSSSNNRKCSINDVTNSIVEAR from the exons ATGGAAGACTTCACAATAATGATTCTCTTATGCTTATTTTTGATGAACTATATGGTGGCCTCCACTGCAAGGGACACTATTGATTCAGTGCAATCTATCAGTGATGGTGAGAAAATAGTTTCAGCTGATGAAATCTTTGTATTGGGATTCTTCAGCCCTGGAACTTCCAAGAACCGTTATGTTGGAATCTGGTATAACAAAGATCCAACAAAGGCAATAGTGTGGGTTGCAAACAGAGAAAAACCCCTCGCTGATTCCTCAGGTGTTCTGAAGCTCAACAACACCGGAATTTTAGTCCTTCTTGATCATAACAGCAGTCTTATTTGGTCCTCCAACGCAACAAGATCCGTCCTGAATCCGGTCGCAAAGCTTTTGAATTCAGGAAATCTTGTTGTGCAAGAAACAAACAGCAATGGTGCTAACGAAGAAGATTTCGTATGGCAAAGTTTTGATTATCCAGGCGACACGGTCTTGCCTGAACAGAAGTTAGGAATAAATCTGAAAACAGGACAGAATCGATATCTAACCTCATGGAGCAGCTCGGATGATCCGTTTCCAGGTAGATATACTTTACAAATCGATATCAAGGGATATCCTCAAGTATTCATTAAAGAAGGTGCAAAGAAAAGATTTCGTGCTGGATCATGGAATGGAGTTCAATTCAGTGGAACGCCACAAGTGAAAGGAAACCCAATCTTTAGATATAAATATGTTTCTAACGAGGAAGAGATATATTTTATGTATGAActtatcaataattcaaaccCTCATAAAGTGGTTCTAACGCCGGAGGGAATCAACCAGAGAAGCCAGTGGAGTACGGACACATCGAGTTGGACCAACTTGGCAAGGTTACCGGCTGATGATTGTGACTACTATGAAACATGTGGAGCTTATTCTAGTTGTAATGTTAACAACTATCCAAGGTGTAGTTGTTTGGATGGATTTGTGCAAGATAATAATAAGAAGGAGCAAGGTTTATCAGATGGTTGTGTAAGAAGAACATCATTAGATTGTAATGGAGATGGGTTTTTGAAGTATTCAGGGCTGAAATTGCCAGATACAGAAAGATCATGGTATAGTAGAAATATCAGCATTGAAGATTGTAAGATGGTGTGCTTGAAGAATTGTTCATGTATGGCTTATGCAGCTTTGGATATAAGTGAAGGCGCTAGTGGTTGTTTGATGTGGTTTGGTAATTTAAATGATATTAAAGCCCTGAATCCAAATTCTCTTCAAGATATTTACTTAAGAATGGCTGCTACAGAACTAG aGGAAAATAAATCACACAAATCAAATGTCCGAAAGAAAAAGACTATCATCATAATTTGTGCGTTATCTTCTAGTGTTCTAATCATATGCTTGGCCTTCATCGTCTTTAGATGGAAGATACGAAGGAAAG GTGTAACAAGTGACCAACAAGAGGAAGATCCACAATTGCCTTTGTTTGATATGTCCACAATTTCTTCTGcaacaaataatttttcaacCGATAGCATTTTGGGAAAAGGTGGCTTTGGTTCGGTATATAAG GGTGtattaaaggatggaaaagaaatAGCGGTTAAGAGACTCTTACAGAATTCAagtcaaggaatccaagagttCAAAAATGAAGTTATGCATATTGCCAAACTTCAGCACAGAAATTTAGTGAAACTCCTAGGATGTTGCGTTTATGCAGAAGAAAGATTGCTAGTCTATGAATTTATGCCCAACAAAAGCTTGGACTACTTCATATTTG ATGAAAAGAAGAGCATGTTACTAGATTGGACTAGGCGCTTTGACATTATCAATGGGATTGCTCGAGGTCTTCTTTATCTTCATCAAGATTCAAGACATAGAATAGTTCATAGAGATCTTAAAGCCGCCAATATTTTATTAGACGGTGAaatgaatccaaaaatttcAGACTTTGGACTGGCTAGAAGTTTTGGAGGGAACGAAACAAAAGCAAACACAAGACATGTTGTTGGAACTTA CGGATATTTATCACCAGAGTACATAATTGATGGAGTTTACTCAACAAAATCCGATGTATTCAGTTTTGGTGTATTGGTGTTAGAAATAGTGAGTGGAAATAGAAATAGAGGAttcattcatcaagatcatCAATTTAATCTTCTAGGACAT GCATGGAAACTATTTATGGAAGACAAAGGGTACGAAATAATTCATGCTCCAATAAGAGATACATCAAATTTATCTTCAATGCTAAGATCAATTCACGTGGGACTACTTTGTGTGCAAAAAAGTCCAGATGAGAGGCCAAACATGTCATATGTTGTTCAAATGTTGAGTAGTGAATCCACATTACCTCTACCTAAAATGCCCGGATTCTTCTTAGAAAGAGAAATGGTTGATGAAGGTTCTTCTTCAAGTAATAACAGAAAATGCTCAATCAATGATGTCACAAATAGCATAGTGGAGGCTAGATAG
- the LOC107462371 gene encoding G-type lectin S-receptor-like serine/threonine-protein kinase At4g27290, protein MEGFSMLLLCLSLVNNVAVSIARDTIDRVQFLSDNGETIVSADETFALGFFSPGTSKNRYVGIWYNKVPKQSIVWVANRNKPLTNLSGVLKVIDNGILVLLDRNNNNVNIWSSNTTSSATQDPIAKLLNSGNLVVRERSKGDDDNKNFLWQSFDYPSDTMLPGQKLGRNLVTGLNRYLRSWNNSNDPSYGRYSLQLDIDGCPQLMIRDGATKSVRIGSWNGVQFSGQAAVAKKTSIVKYNYVSNEEEEYATYELINSVAPHKLVLETDGICRRATWSNEESSWITISKSLEILATTTQRVGLILVVIAIVTLCAIAWMDLYQVTSKIPYAALDISKGENGCLLWFGNLNDMEELTPSLQNIYIRMAATELGTVSGHHNEEIELPLFDMSTIISATNNFSADNILGKGGSGSVYKGILKDGQEIAVKKLSRNSSRRLQEFKNEAMHIAKLQHRNLVKLLGFCIQEEERLLVYEFMRNKSLDFFIFDCERGKLLDWRKRFFIINGIVKGLLYLHHDSRHRIIHRDLKAGNILLDDELNPKISDFGLARSFVGNENEDNTSHIAGTYGYLSPEYIIDGLYSTKSDVYSFGVLVLEIVSGKRNRGFTHVDHHLNLLGHAWTLFAEGKCLEMVDVMIKDSIDSPEEVIRLIHVGLLCVQRRPEDRPSMSDVLMMLSSEGPLPQPKKPGFFIERDVDFGDSSSSRNDKLLSSVNHLTVSDVNPR, encoded by the exons atggaaggTTTTAGCATGTTGCTACTGTGCCTTTCTCTCGTGAACAATGTAGCAGTCTCTATTGCAAGAGACACAATTGATAGAGTACAATTTCTGAGCGATAATGGTGAGACCATAGTTTCAGCTGATGAAACCTTTGCACTAGGGTTTTTTAGCCCTGGAACTTCTAAGAATAGGTATGTCGGAATTTGGTATAACAAAGTTCCAAAACAGAGTATCGTATGGGTTGCCAACAGAAACAAGCCCTTAACAAACTTATCGGGGGTCCTGAAGGTCATCGACAACGGAATCTTAgttcttcttgatcgtaacaaCAATAATGTCAACATCTGGTCCTCTAATACAACTTCATCAGCAACACAGGATCCAATTGCAAAGCTTCTGAATTCAGGAAATCTTGTAGTGCGTGAGAGAAGCAAAGGTGATGAtgacaacaaaaattttttgtggCAGAGTTTTGACTATCCATCCGATACAATGCTACCTGGACAAAAGCTAGGGAGAAATTTGGTTACAGGTCTAAACCGGTACCTAAGATCATGGAACAACTCTAATGATCCATCTTACGGTAGATATAGTTTACAACTTGATATAGATGGATGTCCACAGCTTATGATCCGAGACGGCGCAACCAAAAGCGTTCGCATCGGATCATGGAACGGCGTTCAATTTAGCGGACAAGCAGCGGTGGCTAAAAAAACCTCCATAGTTAAATATAACTATGTTTCCaacgaggaagaagaatatGCTACTTATGAGCTTATCAACAGTGTAGCTCCTCATAAATTGGTGTTAGAAACCGATGGAATCTGCCGTCGGGCAACATGGAGTAATGAGGAATCATCTTGGATCACCATTTCAAAAAGCCTGGAGATTCTTGCGACTACCACGCAACGTGTGGGTCTTATTCTCGTTGTAATAGCAATAGTAACCCTATGTGCGATTGCTTGGATGGATTTATACCAAGTAACGAGCAAGATTC CTTATGCAGCTTTAGATATAAGTAAAGGGGAGAATGGGTGTTTGCTATGGTTTGGAAATCTTAATGATATGGAAGAGTTGACTCCGTCTCTCCAAAATATCTATATAAGAATGGCTGCTACGGAATTAG GTACAGTAAGTGGCCACCATAACGAAGAAATAGAATTACCGTTGTTTGATATGTCCACAATTATTTCTGCAACCAATAATTTTTCTGCTGACAACATACTTGGAAAAGGTGGTTCTGGATCAGTTTATAAG GGTATTTTAAAAGATGGACAAGAAATAGCTGTCAAGAAGCTTTCACGAAATTCAAGTCGAAGACTCCAAGAGTTTAAAAATGAAGCTATGCACATTGCCAAACTTCAGCATAGAAATTTAGTGAAGCTATTAGGATTCTgtattcaagaagaagaaagattgTTGGTTTATGAATTTATGCGCAACAAAAGCTTGGACTTCTTCATATTCG atTGTGAAAGAGGAAAACTATTAGACTGGCGTAAGcgtttttttataataaatggAATTGTCAAAGGTCTTCTCTATCTTCATCATGATTCAAGGCATAGAATTATTCACAGAGATCTTAAGGCTGGAAATATTCTATTAGATGACGAATTGAATCCCAAAATCTCAGACTTTGGACTAGCAAGAAGTTTCGTAGGAAATGAAAATGAAGATAACACAAGCCATATCGCTGGAACTTA TGGCTATTTGTCACCTGAATACATTATTGACGGACTGTACTCAACGAAATCCGATGTCTATAGCTTTGGTGTACTGGTATTAGAAATAGTCAGtggaaagagaaatagaggatTCACCCATGTGGATCACCACCTTAATCTTCTCGGTCAT GCATGGACACTTTTCGCTGAAGGCAAGTGCTTAGAAATGGTGGATGTAATGATTAAAGACTCGATTGATTCACCAGAAGAAGTGATAAGATTAATTCATGTAGGTTTATTATGTGTTCAACGAAGACCAGAAGACCGGCCAAGCATGTCCGATGTGCTTATGATGCTAAGTAGTGAAGGGCCATTGCCTCAACCAAAGAAGCCAGGGTTCTTTATTGAGAGAGATGTGGATTTTGGTGATTCTTCTTCATCAAGGAATGATAAACTACTATCATCAGTTAATCATCTTACAGTTAGCGATGTCAATCCGCGGTAG